From the genome of Turicibacter faecis, one region includes:
- a CDS encoding VOC family protein gives MVNYIAKVTIYVNNQEEAKQFWTEKMGFVCHEQPMGPHFKWMEVRPKEAEKTSFVIYEKELMLKQNPKANVSHPNVILSTTDIEGAYQQLQANGVKVGELQIMPYGKMFTFEDQDHNIYLLREDQ, from the coding sequence GTGGTTAATTATATTGCAAAGGTCACAATTTATGTAAATAACCAAGAAGAGGCGAAACAATTTTGGACAGAAAAAATGGGATTTGTTTGTCATGAACAACCGATGGGACCTCACTTTAAATGGATGGAAGTTCGCCCAAAAGAAGCAGAAAAAACTTCTTTTGTTATTTATGAAAAGGAACTCATGCTAAAACAGAATCCAAAGGCAAATGTGTCACACCCTAATGTGATTTTAAGCACAACAGATATTGAAGGTGCTTATCAACAATTACAAGCAAATGGGGTAAAGGTTGGCGAGTTACAAATCATGCCTTACGGAAAAATGTTTACATTCGAAGATCAAGATCATAATATCTACCTTCTTCGTGAAGATCAATAA
- a CDS encoding alpha-galactosidase, which yields MPILFNDQTKEFHLYNQAISYIMTVLPNGQLGQLYYGKKIRHNASFSHLLEQRPRPLSACTFEGNMSFSLEHIRQEYPCYGTGDFKYPAYEILQQNGSDITEFEYVSHQIYKGKPALIDKMPSTYVESDEEATTLEITLKDALIQTELVLTYTIYEERPVITRHATFKHLGQEEVTLTNAMSMAVDFPDYNYEMVELTGAWSRERYVKHRKLEHGIQSVYSMRGASSSNYNPFLALKRPQTTENSGEVYGFSLVYSGNFLAQAEVHTYGTTRVMMGLHPNRFNWVLKQGDVFQTPEVVMVYSEDGLNGMSQTYHELYRTRLCRGYWRDRVRPILVNNWEATYFDFNEDKIVSIAKDAKELGIELFVLDDGWFGNREDDTVGLGDWYVKNFDKLPNGIAGLANRVTDLGIKFGLWFEPEMVNKNSDLYRAHPDWILTTPNRGACHGRHQFVLDFSRKEVVDYIYEAMAKVLSEAPISYVKWDMNRNITECFSAVASAKDQGKVFHKYILGVYDLYDRLTTEFPEILFESCASGGSRFDPGMLYYAPQTWTSDDTDAVERLKIQYGTSMVYPISSMGSHVSAIPNHQLYRNAPLSTRANVAYFGTFGYELDLNKLTEAEKNEVKQQVAFFKEYRETIFNGTFYRLLSPFEGNETCWMIVSQDQKTALVGYYRPLNEVNVGFRRVKLQGLNPDLKYTVSINETTNYGDELMNAGLITSDGSCGENKAPYDGTNGDYQSRIYLLKAE from the coding sequence ATGCCAATCTTATTTAACGATCAAACAAAAGAGTTTCACTTATATAATCAAGCAATTAGCTATATTATGACTGTTTTACCGAATGGGCAATTGGGGCAATTATACTATGGAAAGAAAATTCGTCATAATGCATCGTTTTCTCATTTGCTAGAACAACGTCCGCGTCCGTTATCAGCGTGTACATTTGAAGGAAATATGAGTTTTTCATTAGAACATATTCGTCAAGAATATCCATGTTATGGAACAGGTGATTTCAAATATCCAGCCTATGAAATTTTACAACAAAATGGTAGTGATATTACTGAGTTCGAATACGTTTCACATCAAATTTATAAAGGGAAACCAGCTTTAATTGATAAGATGCCATCAACATATGTTGAGTCGGATGAAGAAGCAACAACATTAGAAATTACATTAAAAGATGCGTTAATTCAAACAGAATTAGTTTTAACGTATACGATTTATGAAGAGCGTCCGGTTATTACACGTCATGCGACATTTAAACATTTAGGACAAGAGGAAGTAACCTTAACAAATGCCATGAGTATGGCAGTTGATTTTCCAGATTACAACTATGAAATGGTTGAATTAACGGGAGCATGGTCAAGAGAGCGCTATGTAAAACATCGTAAATTAGAACATGGAATTCAGTCTGTGTATAGTATGCGTGGAGCTAGTAGCTCAAATTACAATCCATTTTTAGCATTAAAACGTCCGCAAACGACGGAAAATAGTGGGGAAGTGTATGGATTTAGTTTAGTATATAGTGGAAACTTCTTAGCACAGGCAGAGGTTCATACCTATGGTACGACACGTGTGATGATGGGATTACATCCAAATCGTTTTAATTGGGTATTAAAACAAGGTGACGTGTTCCAAACACCAGAAGTTGTTATGGTTTATAGCGAAGATGGATTAAATGGAATGAGTCAAACGTACCATGAATTATATCGTACACGCTTATGCCGTGGATATTGGAGAGATCGCGTACGCCCAATTTTAGTAAATAACTGGGAAGCAACGTATTTTGATTTTAATGAAGATAAAATTGTATCAATCGCTAAAGATGCTAAAGAATTAGGAATTGAATTATTTGTATTGGATGATGGATGGTTTGGTAACCGCGAAGATGATACTGTAGGTTTAGGAGATTGGTACGTTAAAAACTTCGATAAGTTGCCAAATGGAATCGCCGGACTTGCGAATCGTGTAACGGATCTTGGAATTAAGTTTGGGTTATGGTTTGAACCTGAAATGGTAAATAAAAACAGTGATTTGTACCGCGCACATCCTGACTGGATTTTAACAACACCAAATCGTGGGGCTTGTCATGGACGCCATCAATTTGTCTTAGACTTCTCACGTAAGGAAGTGGTTGATTACATTTATGAAGCAATGGCAAAAGTATTATCAGAAGCGCCTATCTCTTACGTAAAATGGGATATGAATCGAAATATTACAGAATGTTTCTCAGCAGTTGCATCAGCTAAAGATCAAGGAAAAGTATTCCATAAATATATTTTAGGGGTTTACGACTTATATGATCGTTTAACGACTGAATTCCCAGAAATTTTATTTGAATCATGTGCGAGTGGGGGATCACGTTTTGACCCAGGAATGTTATATTACGCACCACAAACATGGACAAGTGATGATACAGACGCTGTGGAACGTTTAAAAATCCAATATGGAACATCAATGGTTTATCCGATTAGTAGTATGGGTTCACATGTCTCAGCTATTCCTAATCATCAGTTATATCGTAATGCGCCGCTATCAACACGTGCCAATGTCGCGTATTTTGGAACATTTGGTTATGAGCTTGACTTAAATAAATTAACAGAGGCAGAAAAGAATGAAGTGAAGCAGCAAGTTGCCTTCTTTAAAGAATACCGTGAGACCATTTTTAATGGAACATTCTATCGCTTATTAAGCCCATTTGAGGGGAATGAAACATGCTGGATGATTGTTTCACAAGATCAAAAAACGGCACTTGTTGGATATTATCGTCCGTTAAATGAGGTCAATGTAGGATTCCGCCGCGTTAAATTACAGGGGTTAAATCCAGATTTAAAATATACGGTTTCAATTAATGAGACCACTAATTACGGAGATGAACTCATGAATGCTGGATTGATTACATCTGATGGTTCATGTGGAGAAAATAAAGCACCATACGATGGAACAAATGGTGATTATCAGTCACGTATTTATTTATTAAAAGCAGAATAA
- a CDS encoding FAD-binding oxidoreductase: protein MNAQLNGLIVTKESPNYETCCLSWNRAIDKHPSMIIYCQQTEDVVFAIHYVREKRLPFRVRSGTHHYAGYSTGDGVVVIDVSRMDKIVLTDQSVTVQGGVRNRELYEKVCQAGYAFAGGGCPTVGVAGYTLGGGWGYSSRLLGLGCDSLIEAEIVIASGEVLTVNQKQHAELFFALRGGGGGNFGVVTSLTYRLSQKRAIATLINIDYPHQDFEKVAEVALIYQTLFHGLDRRMNLKMAMYHSDGKGRGVKLTGLFYGQKEEAAMLLSEFSSAPLFEVREMSVLEANREIQDSHPDFEMYCSGGRFVMRDYTRDEFINMLNLMEERAQGSVYTALTLYGLGGAISDILGSATAFYYRDARFILGFQSVFEDRKYKEENILFVQERFSTLRTYTKGSFINFPIEQGENYEKEYYGDNLARLQRVKRTYDSDHLFNFEQSIRG, encoded by the coding sequence ATGAACGCTCAATTAAATGGATTAATTGTAACCAAAGAAAGCCCTAATTATGAAACGTGTTGTTTATCTTGGAACCGTGCAATCGATAAACATCCATCTATGATTATTTATTGTCAGCAAACTGAAGATGTTGTTTTTGCTATTCATTATGTGAGAGAGAAACGACTCCCTTTTCGCGTGCGATCAGGAACTCATCATTATGCAGGATATTCAACGGGAGATGGAGTAGTGGTAATCGATGTAAGTCGAATGGATAAGATTGTATTAACTGATCAGTCAGTCACTGTTCAGGGGGGAGTTCGCAATCGGGAATTGTATGAAAAAGTTTGTCAGGCAGGATATGCGTTTGCTGGTGGGGGGTGTCCGACCGTCGGTGTTGCAGGGTATACATTAGGTGGTGGATGGGGATATTCTAGTCGATTGTTGGGATTAGGGTGTGATTCGTTAATTGAAGCAGAAATTGTGATTGCTAGTGGAGAAGTACTCACAGTGAATCAAAAACAACATGCTGAATTGTTTTTTGCTCTTCGAGGTGGCGGTGGTGGAAACTTTGGAGTTGTTACCTCTTTAACCTATCGCCTCTCACAAAAAAGAGCAATAGCGACGCTTATCAATATTGATTATCCACACCAAGATTTTGAAAAAGTGGCCGAGGTGGCTTTAATATACCAAACACTTTTTCATGGATTGGACCGTCGAATGAATTTAAAAATGGCGATGTACCATAGTGATGGAAAAGGAAGAGGTGTTAAACTTACAGGTTTATTTTACGGGCAAAAAGAAGAAGCGGCGATGTTATTAAGTGAATTTTCATCTGCTCCTCTATTTGAGGTGAGAGAGATGAGCGTATTAGAGGCTAATCGTGAAATTCAAGATAGTCACCCAGACTTTGAAATGTATTGTTCAGGTGGTCGATTTGTCATGCGCGATTATACAAGGGATGAGTTCATAAACATGTTGAATTTAATGGAGGAGCGGGCACAGGGATCTGTTTATACCGCACTAACACTGTATGGATTAGGGGGCGCCATTTCAGATATCTTAGGTTCTGCAACTGCCTTTTATTATCGAGATGCTAGATTTATTCTTGGGTTTCAATCGGTGTTTGAAGATAGGAAATATAAAGAAGAGAATATTCTTTTTGTTCAGGAGCGTTTTTCTACACTTCGTACATACACTAAGGGATCATTTATTAACTTCCCAATAGAGCAAGGTGAGAACTATGAAAAAGAATATTATGGAGATAACTTAGCGCGACTTCAAAGGGTGAAAAGAACCTATGATTCCGATCATCTTTTTAATTTTGAGCAAAGTATTCGTGGATAG
- a CDS encoding AraC family transcriptional regulator: MTQQYSFLKFKDPTFEDFHLLYCGRQNCPSGYSFGPAVRPNYLIHYVIKGKGYYYVNDRKYTIEARQGFLIRPGELTFYQADETDPWTYLWIGFNGSKAKTYLKYGGMGETDYTFGCQESEQLTQYLEQMLEHDTWGHYHELSLQGILFLFFATLAKSAELPYEEDVETDNLYISKAVEYIQKNYQNPILVTDIANYVSLSRTYLTTLFQQTLHLSPQQFLMKFRITKASELLINSELAVHTIANSCGYNDPLAFSKAFKKITGLSPLNYRKANTQNHYKRDSDPHQHEKGND, encoded by the coding sequence ATGACGCAACAGTATTCATTTTTAAAATTCAAGGATCCAACATTTGAAGATTTCCACCTCCTATATTGTGGGCGCCAGAATTGTCCGTCTGGTTATAGTTTCGGCCCAGCCGTACGACCAAACTACCTGATTCATTATGTGATTAAAGGAAAAGGATATTATTATGTAAACGATCGAAAATATACGATTGAAGCAAGGCAAGGTTTTTTAATTCGCCCCGGAGAATTAACCTTTTATCAAGCCGATGAAACCGATCCTTGGACGTATTTATGGATTGGATTTAATGGGAGTAAGGCAAAAACTTATTTAAAGTATGGAGGAATGGGAGAAACAGACTATACATTTGGATGCCAAGAATCTGAACAACTGACTCAGTACCTTGAGCAAATGCTTGAGCACGATACATGGGGACACTATCATGAACTCTCGTTGCAAGGTATTCTCTTTTTATTCTTTGCGACGTTAGCAAAATCGGCAGAACTTCCCTATGAGGAAGATGTTGAAACAGATAATCTTTATATTAGCAAGGCAGTCGAGTATATTCAAAAAAACTATCAAAACCCTATTTTAGTGACCGATATTGCCAATTACGTTTCATTAAGTCGTACCTATTTAACGACCCTATTCCAACAAACACTTCATCTTTCCCCGCAACAATTTTTAATGAAATTTAGAATTACAAAGGCATCGGAACTTCTTATTAATTCGGAACTTGCCGTCCATACCATCGCTAACTCGTGTGGCTACAATGACCCACTGGCTTTTTCCAAAGCTTTTAAGAAAATAACAGGGTTAAGTCCCTTAAATTACCGTAAGGCTAATACTCAAAACCACTATAAACGGGATAGCGACCCCCACCAACATGAAAAAGGGAACGATTAA
- a CDS encoding sugar phosphate isomerase/epimerase family protein, translated as MINLSYGMPQLMDVDGMEENFQLCKELGLDFVELNCNLPMCQPETMNVQYLNRLKQQYGVSCTIHLPEDLDLGHFNRHVREAHLKVLEEAIGVADRLGCKILNIHMNAGMEFKTPEGEMALYEKYESKYLDNIRASLELIDIWLGGTGVQIAIENTGVLDRRYIQKAVNELLKSGRFCLTFDVGHDYIASHKDQTFILNHRALIKHLHLHDATLERDHQPLYTGDVKIDEGLKLALENKTGVLIEVKTKSALEASVAKLKEKGYIR; from the coding sequence ATGATAAATTTAAGTTACGGAATGCCCCAGTTAATGGATGTGGATGGAATGGAAGAGAATTTTCAACTCTGCAAGGAACTAGGGCTTGATTTTGTTGAATTAAATTGTAATTTACCGATGTGCCAACCTGAAACAATGAATGTTCAGTATCTTAATCGCCTAAAGCAACAGTATGGTGTTTCTTGTACGATTCATTTACCTGAGGATTTAGATTTAGGTCATTTTAATCGTCATGTTCGTGAGGCTCATTTAAAAGTGTTAGAGGAGGCGATTGGGGTAGCTGATCGGCTTGGATGTAAAATTTTAAACATTCATATGAATGCGGGAATGGAGTTTAAAACGCCGGAAGGTGAGATGGCTCTTTATGAAAAATACGAGTCAAAATATTTAGATAATATTAGAGCGAGCTTAGAACTGATTGATATTTGGTTAGGTGGAACGGGTGTACAGATTGCGATTGAGAATACGGGGGTATTAGACCGGCGATATATTCAAAAGGCAGTAAATGAGCTACTTAAGAGCGGAAGGTTTTGTTTGACCTTCGATGTAGGACATGACTATATTGCTTCTCATAAAGATCAAACGTTTATCTTAAACCATCGCGCTCTGATTAAACATCTTCATCTTCATGATGCAACGTTAGAGCGCGACCATCAACCATTGTACACTGGGGATGTAAAGATTGATGAGGGGTTAAAATTGGCCTTGGAAAATAAGACGGGTGTTTTAATTGAAGTTAAAACAAAGTCAGCTCTTGAAGCCTCAGTGGCAAAGTTAAAGGAAAAAGGGTATATTCGTTAA